In Carya illinoinensis cultivar Pawnee chromosome 16, C.illinoinensisPawnee_v1, whole genome shotgun sequence, a single window of DNA contains:
- the LOC122299056 gene encoding histidine kinase 5, translated as MVSEMEGDHFEEMDIEVLPSMWPEDIGTDAGKQFNVEKPKGDQDMLEEVTIIEEPTIVDFKRLLELTDYTERGSSQLAHLVKHWEYKQANAVRLLREELDNLNKQREDVELRKLEILEEHRFEDERYGRDKRPISILDEVYDIWLEVPRRRNDVVVHNKSVEIDAEYDTVVYWKQRAMNLEKLLEASVQREQILTDKLQESITNLERQSSPVEELSQILNRADNFLHFVLQNAPVVIGHQDKELRYRFIYNHFPSLHEEDIIGKTDVEIFTGSGVKESQEFKREVLEKGLPAKREITFETELFGSKTFLIFVEPVFSKSGETIGINYMGMDVTDQVRKRERMAQLREEIAVQKAKETELNKTIHITEETMRAKQMLATMSHEIRSPLTGVVSMAEILANSKLDREQRQLLDVMLSSGDLVLQLINDILDLSKVESGVMKLEATKFRPREVVKHVLQTAAASLQKILTLEGHIADDVPIEVIGDVLRIRQILTNLISNAIKFTHEGKVGINLFVVSDSSSGKGEGCPQKFTATESRVSANGQKEEKDKSASQTSSDAQGNHGQRHIESPRQNLSLNDESRTSAKSQVSMDGDEEEKDNSPETTVWIRCDVYDTGIGIPENALPTLFKKYMQVSADHARKYGGTGLGLAICKQLVELMGGSLTVSSREHCGSTFTFVLPYRVSTTFDHSDDPDELSDMANHDTIESFFQFEPRTLGSLFSSNGSTNNQMLLPHPMGYTRSHKLNGFSHNSYSFPSNKVRSNDTASVEDACSVVDDAETLCEPESSSSHRPSKQCQNDTKYRSQNPIADSPDHTEASIEVPEVKRTKEPQGMSERQEKSQKSSQSISSSCMEVPKSTLKPKILLVEDNKTIVMVTRSMMKLLGHAIDVVNNGVEAVCAVQRCSYDLILMDVCMPVMDGLQATRLIRSFEETGNWDAAVKAGIEQTVPCLNSSQNSLGSTPSTKKIPIIAMTANALAESADECLANGMDSFVSKPVTLQILKECLAKYL; from the exons ATGGTTTCTGAGATGGAGGGTGATCATTTTGAAGAGATGGACATCGAAGTCCTCCCTTCAATGTGGCCGGAAGATATTGGAACTGATGCCGGAAAGCAATTCAATGTAGAAAAGCCCAAAGGGGATCAAGATATGCTGGAGGAAGTAACTATCATAGAGGAGCCAACCATTGTTGATTTCAAGCGACTTTTAGAGCTAACAGATTACACTGAAAGGGGTTCTTCTCAGTTGGCTCACCTTGTTAAACACTGGGAGTATAAGCAGGCAAATGCTGTACGCCTTCTCAGAGAAGAACTTGATAATCTAAACAAACAACGGGAAGACGTTGAGCTAAGAAAACTGGAGATATTGGAGGAGCATCGATTCGAGGATGAAAGATATGGCAGAGATAAACGTCCAATATCTATATTGGATGAAGTTTATGATATATGGCTAGAAGTGCCTCGGAGGAGAAATGATGTTGTTGTCCACAATAAAAGCGTTGAAATAGATGCTGAGTATGATACTGTTGTATACTGGAAGCAGCGGGCCATGAATTTAGAGAAATTGCTAGAGGCAAGTGTTCAGAGAGAGCAGATTCTCACGGACAAGTTACAAGAAAGCATAACAAATCTTGAAAGGCAGTCCTCACCTGTGGAAGAACTGTCCCAGATTCTGAATAGAGCAGATAATTTCTTGCATTTTGTTCTTCAAAATGCCCCCGTTGTCATTGGTCATCAG GATAAAGAGTTGAGATATCGCTTTATCTATAATCACTTTCCAAGTTTGCATGAGGAG GACATTATAGGAAAAACAGATGTTGAAATCTTTACTGGATCTGGTGTTAAAGAATCTCAAGAATTCAAGAGAGAAGTTCTGGAAAAGGGGTTACCAGCAAAGAGGGAAATCACGTTTGAGACAGAATTATTTGGATCAAAGACATTTCTGATATTCGTAGAACCTGTCTTTAGCAAGTCAGGGGAGACAATTGGTATAAACTATATGGGAATGGATGTAACTGATCAG GTAAGGAAACGAGAGAGGATGGCACAGCTTAGAGAGGAAATAGCTGTACAGAAGGCTAAGGAAACAGAACTGAACAAAACAATTCATATAACAG AGGAGACAATGCGAGCAAAACAAATGCTTGCTACAATGTCTCACGAGATAAGATCTCCTCTAACTGGAGTTGTTAGCATGGCTGAGATTCTTGCCAACTCAAAGCTTGATCGGGAGCAACGACAATTGTTGGATGTCATGCTATCTTCTGGAGATTTGGTCCTTCAACTTATAAATGACATCCTTGACCTTTCCAAGGTTGAGTCAG GAGTTATGAAGTTGGAAGCTACAAAGTTTCGGCCTAGAGAGGTTGTAAAACATGTACTACAAACTGCTGCTGCATCATTACAGAAAATCTTGACCTTGGAAGGACATATAGCGGATGATGTTCCTATAGAG GTCATTGGAGATGTTCTGAGAATTCGACAAATTCTCACCAACTTGATCAG CAATGCTATCAAGTTTACTCATGAGGGAAAGGTTGGGATAAATCTTTTTGTGGTATCAGATTCGTCTTCTGGAAAGGGAGAAGGATGTCCTCAAAAGTTTACTGCAACTGAGTCAAGAGTCTCAGCAAATGgacaaaaagaagagaaagacaaATCAGCATCTCAAACCAGCAGTGATGCGCAAGGTAATCATGGTCAAAGACATATTGAAAGTCCTCGCCAAAATCTCTCATTAAATGATGAATCTAGAACCTCAGCTAAGAGTCAAGTCTCAATGGATGGAGATGAAGAGGAGAAAGATAATTCTCCTGAAACGACAGTGTGGATACGTTGTGATGTATATGACACAGGAATTGGAATACCAG AAAATGCGTTACCTACACTTTTCAAGAAGTACATGCAAGTTAGTGCAGATCACGCTCGAAAATATGGTGGCACTGGACTAGGACTAGCAATATGCAAACAGCTG GTTGAGCTGATGGGAGGTAGTCTCACTGTGTCTAGCCGAGAACACTGTGGGTCTACATTTACTTTTGTACTACCTTACAGGGTTTCAACAACATTTGATCATTCTGATGACCCTGATGAGCTTTCAGATATGGCTAATCATGATACAATTGAGAGCTTTTTCCAGTTTGAGCCACGCACTTTGGGATCACTATTCTCTTCTAATGGGTCCACCAACAACCAAATGCTTTTACCACATCCTATGGGGTATACTAGGTCACATAAACTCAATGGGTTCTCCCACAATTCTTACTCATTTCCCTCTAATAAAGTCAGATCAAACGACACAGCTTCAGTTGAGGATGCCTGTTCAGTGGTTGATGATGCAGAGACACTATGTGAACCAGAGAGTTCATCAAGCCATAGGCCAAGCAAACAGTGTCAAAATGATACAAAATATAGGTCTCAAAATCCTATTGCAGATTCCCCTGATCACACAGAAGCAAGCATAGAAGTGCCTGAGGTGAAAAGGACAAAAGAACCCCAAGGAATGTCTGAGAGGCAAGAGAAATCTCAAAAAAGTTCACAGTCCATTTCTAGTAGCTGTATGGAAGTACCCAAGTCAACATTAAAACCTAAGATCCTTCTTGTTGAAGATAACAAGACCATCGTAATGGTGACACGGTCGATGATGAAACTGTTAGGTCATGCCATCGATGTTGTAAATAATGGTGTTGAAGCTGTGTGTGCAGTTCAACGTTGTAGCTATGATCTCATTCTGATG GATGTCTGCATGCCAGTTATGGATGGCCTTCAAGCTACGAGACTAATTCGATCCTTTGAGGAAACTGGCAATTGGGATGCTGCAGTGAAGGCAGGAATTGAACAAACAGTGCCTTGTTTGAACTCATCACAAAATTCTCTTGGTTCTACACCATCTACAAAGAAGATTCCCATCATAGCG ATGACAGCAAATGCATTGGCAGAGAGTGCAGACGAGTGTTTAGCAAATGGAATGGACTCATTCGTGTCAAAGCCTGTAACCTTACAAATATTGAAAGAGTGTCTGGCAAAATATCTTTGA